Part of the Nitrospira sp. genome, TGATGTGAGCGGCGACCCCCATTTCCGCCGGGCCTCAATCGCGGCTCATGTCGGACTGCATGGAGGATTTGCCTTTCCAGTCCGGAAGGGCGAACGCATTGACGGAGTCATTGAATTTTTCAGCCACCAGATCCGCAAGCCGGATCAGGATATTCTCGACATGGTGGCCGACATCGGCATCAAAGTCGGCCAGTTTGTGGACCGCGAGCAGACAGCGGAAGCGCTGCGCCAAGCGGAGGCCCTGGCCGACGTGGCGAGACTGCTGGGAGACATCGGCCACGATATCAAGAATATGTTGATGCCGATCATGAGCGGGGCGGCGCTGCTGGAGGAAGAACTCGACGAGTGTTATCACCGCCTACCGGAGAGTGTCACCGGCAATCTGAAGCACAGTCGGGATCTGACCAAGGAACTCCTGGATATGATCCGGAATGGGTCCCGCCGCATTCAGGACCGGGTCAGGGAGATGGCGGAATCGGTCAAAGGCCTCACTCGGCTGCCGGAATTTGCGCCCTGCCGACTCGCGGAGGTGGTCGCCGGCGTGTACGCAGCGCTCAGGATCCTGGCCGATCAACGTAAGGTCGCGCTGCGCGTGGATGGACTCGATACCCTCCCCGTGATTCAGGCTGACGAGAGCCGGCTGTTCAATGCGATCTATAATCTCGTCAACAACGCGATTCCGGAAGTGTCACCCGGCGGATCCGTCACGCTGCGTGGCCGTACGGATCAGGCGGGAAGGAGCATCCTGGTGTCAGTCATCGATACCGGTAGGGGCATGCCAGCAGAAGTCCTCAAGAGCCTCTTCACGTACAGCGCCATCAGCCGAAAGGTCGGCGGGACAGGGCTGGGGACAAAGATTGTGAAAGATGTCGTCGATGCCCATGGAGGCAGCATCACCGTTGAGAGCGAGCCAGGCGTCGGCACCTCGTTTCACATCACGCTTCCCCTTGAGGGACCACCGCCTCGCTCGTAGAAGTCTCCGAAGAACCGCCTGATCAGCCCGTCATCGCACCCAGGGCGGTGTAATCGTCGGCGGAGGCGGAGGCCCTTCGAGTAGTCCCGGCGCTCGCTTAGGAGGTTCCGGAGGGAGGGCCTGACCTTCCCCTTCGACCCTGCGCTTAAGCCGGACCACCAGGGCGCCCATCACATCCCATTGCTGAAAGTTTTTGCGCACCGCACGGGGATGCTGATTGTGACAATCGACGCAGGACCGCACCAGCGCCAAATCCACCGACACCGCCTTGAATTCCTCGCCGTCCACGAATCCGATGACCCCGCGTTGTCGATCCTTCTCCAACTGAAGTAACGCCGTCATCTCCGCGTCCGTACGGGGGCGGTTTGCCGGATTCAGCGGCGTTAAACTAATCAGGCCGATCTCCAATCCCTCCACTTGCTCGGCCGCTTCCTTGACGAACTGGGCGGGAAGCGGGAGGAAATGAGCATCGGTTTTCCAATCCTCGCGCGGCGAGAGCCCCGCGTCTCGCGCATGTTCGACGACGTGGAGCACGTAGGCGGTACGAAACGCTCTGACAATATTGAGGATGTACCCGGCCGTCTGATCAAAGGAGGGTTCGGCCCTGATCACACCCCACCCGGGTATGGTCAGGCAACCGGCCAGGCTGAACGCGATGACGGCGTGACGTATGCGCATAACACCTCGCAACGGATCGTTTCGGAAGCGGCAGAAATGCAGCAGGAACGCGAGGAGCCTAGCCGATTGAAACTCCACCGGTCAACCAGCGGGTGCCCCCTCTGCTTACCCACCTCACCGTGTCAGGCAGCGCCCAACACCTCTCGAAAGACCGTGGCCAAATCACGCAGCGCTTGCCCGCCGTCGCCGACGTACACCGAGCCGTGCATGGTCGCCAGAGTCCTGGGCTGCAGCGCCGCCAGCCTATTGATGGTGGAATCCGTCAACGTGCAATAGGGCATGTAGTTCGCCAGCGGCCCCTGCTGATATTCCATGAGTACGTCCCGACAACGACCAACCACGTCCGAATGCGTCACCGGTTCGCCATTGCCGGCTTGATGCAGGAGATCGGAGCAGAGGAGCGTCCGCTGCGTCTCCTCAAACATGTGCCCCGCTTCCCAGCAATGGGGCACATGTGGCGTGGCCAGGAAGCGAAACCGGTATTTGCCGGTCTGGAGCACCTCGTTATCCGCCATGCCCTTCGCCGGTCGAAGCGCGAGACAATCATCCACACTCACGAGTTTACCCACCACACTGCAGACGGCCTCGGACTGCGGGGCGAGTTGCTGCCACTCCGAAAGCGACCCGCACTCGTCGGCCTCGAAATGGCTGAACCCGATCCAACGCAACGTCCGGACATCGATCAACGACGCCACCGCCTCCTTCACCGCCGGGAACAACATGCGCGGGCCGGTGTGATACAGGAGCGGCTGGGCATCCCGGACGAGAAACTGGCTGAATTGCAGGTTGAACGGTTCGAGGAAGGTGGTGATGCGGAACAGGTCTGGAGCAACTTCGGTGATCTGTGCCATAACGCCTCCACACAAGATGAGGCAGGCATGGTACCTGGTCGGCTAAGGCGCTTCAACTGAGCGAAATATTTGAAGACAGCCGACCGGACGGATGCGTCAAGAAGACTCTCGCCTCGCTTGTGTCACCTCCATACCCTCTCAACCATGCGTTACCTGGCCGCGTTCCTCGGTCTCCCACTGAACTCCCGCTGGTCGCTCAAGGCCAAAAGGATCTCTATCGGTGAGAAGAGATCGAACAGATCCACCTACGAGCCGGGCGAGACACAGTTGGGTTGCTTGCGCAACTGACACAAGCGAAAGCGGGTCAACTGCGACCAGTACTTCAAGGCGCCGTGCACGTCGTTCCAGGAATCGAAGACCTCCGCGTCGAGAAAGCGCCCGCCGACCCGCCGATCCACGGCGGCTGCGAGAATCTCCCCAGACTCCGCATCCATGAGTTTGCCCTCGATGGAGGCCGCGCCTTTGAACAACGGTTTTCCGGTGGTGAGCGTTTTAATGGTCGAGGCGACGAAGGCGACGTTAAACGGCGCCGGCACACTCGAGACGATATCCAAGGCGGGATAGGATTGTTCGGTATCGGTGAGCGCGGCCTGCATCCGAAACGTCTTGGGACCCGGTTCGCTCACCATCGCATAATCCTGGGCGAGTTCCTGATACAGGAGCGCATAGAAAGAATCAGCGATCACCTGGGCCTCCTTCGGATCGAGCCCATCGACCTTGGAGTCTTTCCCCCGCCAAATCATGACCGGATCTAAGAGAATCTTGCTGTACGCGGCCTTCGCCGGCCAATCGATTGCCGGATTGCGATACACCAGGAGCGCTTCGTCGCCCTTACCCTCGCGCATCTGCGCATAGAGGTCCTGCAGAAATCCGGACGGCTCCACCGAGCGGGCATGCCTGGTCGCCCCGCAGCCGGCGAACGCGACCGAGACCGCCACGGACAACAAGACAGATTGCCACATCATGAGACCTCCCTGGAACAGGCGTGAGGCTCGATCACTCATCATACTTCCGGGCATTGCCATAGGACTTCTCGACCGGGTACTTGGCGTCGTTCTTCTTGAGTTTCGCCAGCACCGCGGCGTTCACATCTAAACCGAGATCATGACACAGGTAAGAGAGCAGGATCACGACATCGGCAATTTCATCCTCCACCCGAACCCGTGCCGGGCTTTCCAGCAAACGCGCCACCTCGTCATGCGATTTCCACTGAAAGACCTCCAGCAACTCGCTCGCCTCAACGGCGATAGCCGCCGCCAGTTCCTTGGGCTTGTGAAACTGTTCCCAATCCCGCTTCCGTCGAAATTCGAGCACCGCCGCTTTCACGCTGTCGTTCAACATCGAGGCCCTCTCTCTTTGTTTGGGGTCAGGTCTTGCAATCACACAAATTACTCTTTCCTTACGGCCGCCGCAGCCGGCGCGTTTCTCGTCGAACTACGCTGGAATCCTGCAATCGAATTGTCCGTTCTCTGCCCGCCCTTGTCCTGCCTGGTTGCAAATTCCGGGGCACGGAGAAATCCAGACAGAGGAACTGGATTACCGGCGAGTGTACGGCCTCGTCAGGAATCATTGCCAGACCTGACTCACTCCAAGCGTGATGCCTGATAGAACGGCCGGCAACACGATTGAAAAATAGGAGCGAGTGGCGTACAGGATGAGGCAGGAATGGACAGGCTGCGGCAACTCTTCAAGAGCCAGGTGGTTTCGGCACGGCTTGCAGGAGATCCGATCATGACCCTACGACTTGTGCTCGCGTTCTGTGCGCTCGTGTTGTTTGGCACGCCGGTCTACGCGCAGAGCCCCTGTTCCGATTGTTTCAACGCCGCACAAGTTGAGGCGAGAAAATGCCTCGATAATGCCATTAGTGCAGGCGATAGGAACGATTGTCTGGAGACTCGGCAAACCCGAACCAAGGCCTGCAGCGACAATCAATGTCGGGAGGACAGAGAGGAAGTGACGACCACGGAGTCGCAACCGACGCGCAGTCGGCCAGGCGTCACGCCGTACACACCCACGGAAGGCGAGTGGCTGGCATTACTCATGCGAGCCGGACTGAGACGGGAGGCCACTCCCGACCATCCCTATTCGCTCGACATTGTACTCGCCGATCCGCAAACGCTCCAAATTGTCGTGCGACATGCGTCCACGTTGGACCGGACCAGGCTGAACAAAGCCATCGAGGCCGCACGGGAAGCGATCAGAAGCACGGCCAGAAGTTATGGATGGGACAAATGGGTCAAGATCCGGGAGACGGTCGAGGTATATCCCGCCAAGAAATGAGCCTCCCCCCTTGTCGGGGTCAGGTCTTGCAATCACACATTTCTCTGTTCAACCCGCTTCAGGCGGCGGCTCACCGTAGCGGCATGCACACCCAGATGGTCCGCAATTTGGGCCAGCCGATACCCGTACTGCCGATAGGCCTGATGGATGATCTTCTCCAGGTCCGTCTTCCGCTCAAACAGTGTCTCCAAGGACGGCCGTTGAGCCTGCGTCTGTTGGCGCGGAATGTCACGGATGACCCGATTCGGTTGGTGCTGCGCCACAAATTTTTCCGACCCCAGATAGATCTGGCCGGTGAGCTGTTCCCAGGGGCCCGCCTCTCCTCGCCCCTCGGCCACAAAGGTGCGATATCGCTCCTGCGCCGGCCCCTCGCGCTGCCCGAATTGGCTCAGAATCCAGTCCGTCGTTAGCCAGGCAGGCGCCTTCGTCTCCCCCGCTGTCGCCCGATAACTGCTCCAGGCCCACAGCCGGGGATGCGATACCATCTTCGCGCGGACGGGATTCAGCACGACGTACCGGCACAACTCAAGCAGATGCGCGTCTTTTTCGAGTAGAATCGCCGTAAACCGCCCTTGAAACAAATGCCCGACCTGCTCGTGCCGGAGGTTGTAGGCCTGCGTGTAGCGGCCGTTCAACTGCCGCATGCCAAGCGACACATTCGGCTTCGGCGTCTCGATCAACAGATGATAGTGATTGTCCATCAGGCAGTAGGCATGGCAGATCCACCCATAGCGATCGACGACATGGGCCAGCAAGCTCAGCCACTGTGAACGATCACGGTCGTCAGCCACGATGTCCTGCCGGGCGTTACCCCGACTCGTGACATGGTAGACGGCGCCGGGGAATGAGAGACGGAGGGGACGTGCCATGAGCGGGAGTGTAGTCTGTGACATTGTTCAATTGCAAGACCTGACCCCAATGAGAGAAGGCTAGACTAGTGGCGAGCCATCGCAGGAGATTCAGGCTCGGCCGGGCGGGCGAAGAGGCGATGAATGTGCACTTGATACAGGATCACGAGGGCCAGGCCCGGGGGCACCCACCAGAGACCGACTTCGAGGCCGGTCCGGTCGGTTGCGGCGTTGAGGCTCGTGAGACTGTTGGCCTGTCCGGTCGTCGCAATCAACAGATTGGGGAAAATCCCCCAAGCCGCCGCGACCAATAGGCTCGCGACCGACACACTCGACGCAACGAAGCCAAGGAACGGCCGTTGACGGACAGCGCCCACGTACCGAACGACCAGCGCGACCACCGCCGCCAGGGGCCAGATAAAGCCGATGGGAGCGGCCGCATAATGTGCCCCGAACGCAGGCTGGACTGATGGCAGCGTCACAACCACCGCGATGAGCAACAGCACAAGCACGACCGTGGCGAACTTCGCCAGCGCCTCCACCCTTGCCTGCACCTCCCCACGCGTCTTCATCACTAGGAAACTCGCACCCTGCAACGTCAACAAAGCGACCAGGGTCACTCCAGTCAGCAGAGTGAACCAATCCAGAATGCCGGGTAGTGGACCGGGGCTGAAGTCGGTCCAGAGCGGAAGGAAGAAATACCCGCTCGCGTTCAAGGGCACTCCCCGCAGCAGATTCCCCACCACCAGCCCCACCACGAAGGCCAGCAGCAGATTGGCCAGGAAAAAGATGGTATCCCAGAACGTGCGCCACAACGCGTGATCGACATGCTCCCGTAGCTCGAAAGCCAACCCCCTCCCCATCAGGAGCCACAGCATGATCATCAAGGCCAAGTAGAACCCGCTGAACCCCGACGCAAAGGCCTTCGGAAAGGCCAGGAACAACAGGGCGCTGCCGGCGATCACCCACACTTCGTTGCCGGTCCATACCGGTCCGATCGTCTCCCGCACCAGGCGGCGTTCGCTCTCCTGCCGGGCCACGAAGGGCGACAGAATCCCGACACCGAAGTCATAGCCGTCGAGCACCACATAGGTGGTCAACACGAACAGCACCAGGGCATACCAGATCGTTTCCACGTTAGCTCCCCACCTGCCCCACAACCGGCTCCGTCGGCCCGTGACGCAGAGTTTCCACGAACAAGAGGACGAACAGCAGCCCCAACCCGAGATAGATCCCCAGGAAGCCGAGCAAGGTGAAGAGCGCATTGCCTGAATGGACCAGCGGCGAGATGCCCTCCTCCGTGCGAAAGAGCCCGTACACCAGCCAGGGTTGGCGGCCGAGCTCCGCCGTCATCCAGCCGGCTGTCGTCGCAAGATAGGGAAAAGGAGCGCTCAACAGCAGGAGCCAGAGCAACCAGCGGGCAGTGAAGAGCCGGCCACGCCACAACCACGCCAGGGCCAATCCCATCACCGCGAGCAGGAGCGTGCCGAGCCCGACCATGATGTGGTACGCGTAATACAGCAGCGCAATGTGGTCCGGCCACTCGCGCGGGGGAAAAGCATCCAGCCCCTTCACCTTCGCGTAAAGATCGTCATAGGCGAGCAGGCTCAGCGCCGACGGCACGACGAGCGGATTATCGATCGTCATGGTTTCCATGTTGGGCTGGCCGATCAGCACGAGGTCGGCGCCGCGCTCGGTACGAAAGAGGCCCTCGAAGGCAGCGCCCTTGACCGGCTGGAACTCGAACACCTGCCGCGCGCTCTCATGTCCCGTCGGTGTGATGAGCAGCACCGAGGCGAACGCGCCCGCCACAACGCCCGTGCGCAGACAGGTCCTGGCCAGCGCGGGATGCCTCCCCGCCAGCTGGTAGAGGGCACCCACCGCAGCCACCACGAACGCGCCGGTGACGACCGCCGCCGTCATGTTGTGAGCAAACTGCCAGATCAGCCAAGGGTTCGTGAGCAGCCCGACCAGACTTTCGACCGTCAGCCGACCATCGGCCGCCACGTGATAGGCCACCGGATGTTGCATCCAGGCGTTTGTCGCCAGGATGAAATAACCGGACAACCATGAGCCGATCCACAACAACAGGGTCGCCAGCCACAACGTGCGCCGGCTGACTCGCGATTCGCCGAACAGGAGCAGGCCGAGGAACGACGACTCCAGAAAAAAAGCGAACACCCCCTCCATCGCCAGCGTCTGCCCGACGATGCCGCCTGCGTATTCCGAAAACCTGGCCCAGTTGGTACCGAATTGAAATTCGAGCGGAATGCCCGTGACGACGCCGAACGCGAAGCTTAGCGCGAAGATGCCGGTCCAGAATCGCGCTACCTGGTGATAATGGTCCCCTTCACTGAGCAAGTCACGCGTCCGCAAATAGACCAGCAGCAGGGCCAGCCCCATGGTGAGCTGAGGAAAGAGGTAGTGAAACGTGGCGGTGACGGCGAATTGCAGCCGGTCATATTGCAGCGCGGTGTCCATCACTTCCCCACCCCCTTGAACAGGCCCCCGCCATTGTGACTGATCAGACCTGACGGGGATGCTAGTGACTTCCCCAGGGCCGATGAAGTATTCGATTGCAAGACCTGACCCCAAAATAGTGACCCCAAAATAGAAATAGTGCGACTTCTACAATTTCGGGATGTGGAGGGTTTTGCTGATCATTAAGGTGCCGGAGAGGATGAACATCAGGGACAACGGATGCAGGTCGCCGGGGCCGACGGTCCAGACGTCTCCGTAGAGGTGCTCGCCGAGACGCTCCTGCCAGGCGGCCAGGGCGAGGATGCCGGTCAGGAGCGCGGTGGTGGGAATGGGAGTGCCTTCGAAATAGGCTACCTTGTCCCTGCCAGCGGAGAGGTTCTCGGCGGTCACG contains:
- a CDS encoding DUF3365 domain-containing protein, which codes for MRIRHAVIAFSLAGCLTIPGWGVIRAEPSFDQTAGYILNIVRAFRTAYVLHVVEHARDAGLSPREDWKTDAHFLPLPAQFVKEAAEQVEGLEIGLISLTPLNPANRPRTDAEMTALLQLEKDRQRGVIGFVDGEEFKAVSVDLALVRSCVDCHNQHPRAVRKNFQQWDVMGALVVRLKRRVEGEGQALPPEPPKRAPGLLEGPPPPPTITPPWVR
- a CDS encoding GAF domain-containing sensor histidine kinase, translated to MAEDQSVDLEACLAQARQSERRLRAQYAVTRVLAESSTLKDAGREILRAIGESLDWELGMFWAVDKQAELLRFVDLWHAPQVEASEFIQDSRERTFQRGVGLIGRTWESGTPIWIPDVSGDPHFRRASIAAHVGLHGGFAFPVRKGERIDGVIEFFSHQIRKPDQDILDMVADIGIKVGQFVDREQTAEALRQAEALADVARLLGDIGHDIKNMLMPIMSGAALLEEELDECYHRLPESVTGNLKHSRDLTKELLDMIRNGSRRIQDRVREMAESVKGLTRLPEFAPCRLAEVVAGVYAALRILADQRKVALRVDGLDTLPVIQADESRLFNAIYNLVNNAIPEVSPGGSVTLRGRTDQAGRSILVSVIDTGRGMPAEVLKSLFTYSAISRKVGGTGLGTKIVKDVVDAHGGSITVESEPGVGTSFHITLPLEGPPPRS
- a CDS encoding nucleotide pyrophosphohydrolase, which gives rise to MLNDSVKAAVLEFRRKRDWEQFHKPKELAAAIAVEASELLEVFQWKSHDEVARLLESPARVRVEDEIADVVILLSYLCHDLGLDVNAAVLAKLKKNDAKYPVEKSYGNARKYDE
- a CDS encoding transposase — its product is MARPLRLSFPGAVYHVTSRGNARQDIVADDRDRSQWLSLLAHVVDRYGWICHAYCLMDNHYHLLIETPKPNVSLGMRQLNGRYTQAYNLRHEQVGHLFQGRFTAILLEKDAHLLELCRYVVLNPVRAKMVSHPRLWAWSSYRATAGETKAPAWLTTDWILSQFGQREGPAQERYRTFVAEGRGEAGPWEQLTGQIYLGSEKFVAQHQPNRVIRDIPRQQTQAQRPSLETLFERKTDLEKIIHQAYRQYGYRLAQIADHLGVHAATVSRRLKRVEQRNV
- a CDS encoding DUF3313 domain-containing protein, producing the protein MMWQSVLLSVAVSVAFAGCGATRHARSVEPSGFLQDLYAQMREGKGDEALLVYRNPAIDWPAKAAYSKILLDPVMIWRGKDSKVDGLDPKEAQVIADSFYALLYQELAQDYAMVSEPGPKTFRMQAALTDTEQSYPALDIVSSVPAPFNVAFVASTIKTLTTGKPLFKGAASIEGKLMDAESGEILAAAVDRRVGGRFLDAEVFDSWNDVHGALKYWSQLTRFRLCQLRKQPNCVSPGS
- a CDS encoding MBL fold metallo-hydrolase, with protein sequence MAQITEVAPDLFRITTFLEPFNLQFSQFLVRDAQPLLYHTGPRMLFPAVKEAVASLIDVRTLRWIGFSHFEADECGSLSEWQQLAPQSEAVCSVVGKLVSVDDCLALRPAKGMADNEVLQTGKYRFRFLATPHVPHCWEAGHMFEETQRTLLCSDLLHQAGNGEPVTHSDVVGRCRDVLMEYQQGPLANYMPYCTLTDSTINRLAALQPRTLATMHGSVYVGDGGQALRDLATVFREVLGAA
- the cydB gene encoding cytochrome d ubiquinol oxidase subunit II, whose amino-acid sequence is METIWYALVLFVLTTYVVLDGYDFGVGILSPFVARQESERRLVRETIGPVWTGNEVWVIAGSALLFLAFPKAFASGFSGFYLALMIMLWLLMGRGLAFELREHVDHALWRTFWDTIFFLANLLLAFVVGLVVGNLLRGVPLNASGYFFLPLWTDFSPGPLPGILDWFTLLTGVTLVALLTLQGASFLVMKTRGEVQARVEALAKFATVVLVLLLIAVVVTLPSVQPAFGAHYAAAPIGFIWPLAAVVALVVRYVGAVRQRPFLGFVASSVSVASLLVAAAWGIFPNLLIATTGQANSLTSLNAATDRTGLEVGLWWVPPGLALVILYQVHIHRLFARPAEPESPAMARH
- a CDS encoding cytochrome ubiquinol oxidase subunit I; the encoded protein is MDTALQYDRLQFAVTATFHYLFPQLTMGLALLLVYLRTRDLLSEGDHYHQVARFWTGIFALSFAFGVVTGIPLEFQFGTNWARFSEYAGGIVGQTLAMEGVFAFFLESSFLGLLLFGESRVSRRTLWLATLLLWIGSWLSGYFILATNAWMQHPVAYHVAADGRLTVESLVGLLTNPWLIWQFAHNMTAAVVTGAFVVAAVGALYQLAGRHPALARTCLRTGVVAGAFASVLLITPTGHESARQVFEFQPVKGAAFEGLFRTERGADLVLIGQPNMETMTIDNPLVVPSALSLLAYDDLYAKVKGLDAFPPREWPDHIALLYYAYHIMVGLGTLLLAVMGLALAWLWRGRLFTARWLLWLLLLSAPFPYLATTAGWMTAELGRQPWLVYGLFRTEEGISPLVHSGNALFTLLGFLGIYLGLGLLFVLLFVETLRHGPTEPVVGQVGS